Part of the Brassica oleracea var. oleracea cultivar TO1000 chromosome C8, BOL, whole genome shotgun sequence genome is shown below.
AAGCTCATGGTTCTAAAGAGCTGGGGGGGGCTAATTGTTGGGGTCAAAATCGGTCACGACAGAATCAATGTCTGAAAGTCCGTTGTTGGGGTCGAAAACGGTTACGACGAAGTTAACATCCAAATCTTCGCAAAATACAAGTATGAGTGCCTTTCCGCGGCAAATCGTACTTGGTCAAAAGAATGTCGCAGCATACGTCCTTGAAATAAAACCTTGTTCAAACCCCGTTTGGATCAAACACAAGCTGTCCCAAGGTAACGGAAACGTATCTGAGCCAGCCGCGGATAGGTTCGAATGTGACGGTCGGAACACAGATAGACCATGCTCTGTCACTACGTAACTACCGCACACGCACACTGCCCGGTCGCTACGCAGCGACCGAGCGTCCGTCCCGCTCGGTCGCTACGTAGCGACCGAGCGTCTGTTCCGCTCGGTCGCTACGTAGCACCGAGCTCTTCCGAAATGTCGATACGACGCGAGTAGCGACCGAGCTCGAGCCAAGCTCGGTCGCTACGTAGCGATCGAGCGACCGAGCGTCCGTTCCGCTCGGTCGATACGTAGCAACCGAGCTCTTCCGAAACGTCGATACGACGCGAGTCCANNNNNNNNNNNNNNNNNNNNNNNNNNNNNNNNNNNNNNNNNNNNNNNNNNNNNNNNNNNNNNNNNNNNNNNNNNNNNNNNNNNNNNNNNNNNNNNNNNNNCATGACGGTTTACGCTTGGTTCACAAAGAAAGATAAATGTCAAGTTTTCGCAGATAATTACGAAATTTTGAAGATAATTACGAAGATCTGGAAAAATGGAATATCTCCATTTTTATGCTATGACGGCTTAAGGGCAGAAGGGGAAAAGCGTAAACCGAACTAGGAGCAAGTATATAAGGAGTCCTAGGCGAGAGGCACAAAGGAGAACTTTTTTTGAGCTGGCGAGAGGCATGGAGAGAGACTTTTTCAGAGAAAACTTAGCATTTAAAGCAATTAGGCAACTTTCCATTTTTGTTATTTCGAGCTGTGACTCAACTAGGTTTTGCAGTCTTACGTTGTTAGAACTAGGAATCTCGCTGACAGCTCTCATTGCCGAGGCTTCTACCTTGTTGTAACGCTCATACGCGAATTCGGAATAAAACTCTTTTTGCTCTCTTTTACGATTTCTTATTTCTTTTCGTCTTTACTTGCGTGTTCTGATTGCTTGGCGTGTGGTTTAACAGATATCCGGGACCTCTGAGAAATTAGGGTTTTCCTAACTTTCCTAATCTAAACGGAAATCGACAGTGCGAATTTCGGTTCCTACAAAGAACTCGCATTGCCTGCTTATCTCTTCTTTTATTTGTCATATAAATTTTACATTTATTTAAATTATTTATATGATGCATGTGTTTTTAATTATCATATATACTTGGTTAAGACCCGAACTTTGTGCAGGATAAATATTTTATATACAAATTACATTTATGTATTATTATTTATTTTATTTTTTGCATATTATGAAATAATAATTTTATATTAGATAATTGGGAAATCAATTACTATTATGTATATAATTAAATTGGCATGCCCATGTAAATCACACGATCACTCTTTTTCATTTACAATCATTTTATGGTAAATAAATCAAAACAATTGTATATGATATATAATCCCCCTATATATTAATTGAAAAATCACTTAAATGACTTTTTCTGACGTATTGCTCATAGGTGAAGTTTCAAGAAATTGTTATAATTTGATTGGTTGATGACTTTTATTAAATATTTATTTTAATCAAATCTAAAAATAAAAAGAAACTCTAGAACCAATCAATACAAGTTACCAAAAAACACAAGTAATATTACAAATAATAATTTATGGTAACTAATTGCATAACTATAGAAATAATATATAATGTTTCATCAATTATTTTTTTTATTAATTATTTAGTTATAATTATCTAAAATATTTAAATATATTTTTATAAAAATAGATATAATGGTTGCATATTCTTATATGAAGAATTATATTTATATATAAGACATTATTAGAAATTTTATGTTTTTTAAAACCCACACTAGATTTATAAATCATTTATAAAGATTTTGAAATTATTTAAAAATATTTTTTTTTAATTCTGGCCTACAAAATCATTTTATTAGAGTTTCTAAATCATTTATGAGACTTTTATAAAATCATTTTATATAAATTTTGAGCACATCTAGTTTACATGCAAAATGGTAAATGTTTCTAGATCTAATTATAATTGTGTAAATGAATATTTATAATGGTTTATAAATCATATAGAATTATTTCACATTTGTTATCTTATCTATTACAATATAAGTAATTTAAGTGACTTATGGTTATTATTTCTTTTTAAAAAATAAGTCATTTAAATCATATAAAATTATACCACACTATTTATTTAAATATTATAATATAATTTATTTAAGTGATTATTTTTTGCATATACGTTCATAAGTGAAATCTTACAATTTCAATAGTTGACATTTTAGATTTTTATTTATTTTTCTGATGCTAAAATAAAAATTAGTTTTACAATCAATTATCTGTGAATTTTAGATTTAAATGCTGTTTAATATCTTCTAAAAATAGATACTGAAATTTTTTATTATCAAACTATTAAATGCTAAAATTTTAATATTTCTAATTATTATATAAAAATTATAACATTATAAGCATAACATGTACTTTTTGTATGGTATTACCATCCGCGAAATTGCGAGCAAACACCTAGTTAAATTTAAATGATACTAACATATATATAGTTTATTTTTATATGGATATTTATTAAATAAGTTCCTACTCGTATAGTTTTGTGATTATTTTCATCTTTGTATATAAAATTTTTAAACCATTGATAAATTTTTTTAATGTGAGATGTTAAATTGTTTTAGTAATGTATAATCTTTTTAAAAAATCCAAAGAAGATTTTAAAACTAAAATATTAACTTCTCAATATATGTTCAATGCAAATATCAAAATATAAAATATAAAATATTAACTGTTTTTTAATTTGGGGTGTTTATATGATATATAGTTTAATTTATATGATATTAAACCTATTAAATAAATTTTTTTATTCATATGATTTTATAATCATTGTATCTTTTTTTCATCAACTTATACAGACTAATATAATCATTCTATTTTATTATGGCAAAAAACAACCTTGATCACAAAAGTTGATGTGACACTTTTAATAGTTTTAGTAATTTATACTCGTTTTAAAAAATTCAAAATACAGCATATACAAAAAAAATTAATTTTTGTTATATGACTAACGTAATTGTGTAATTTATTTTAATAATAAATAATTAAACAAAATGATAGAGGGTATACAAATTGTTAGCAAATCTTTATTATTCAATATCATTATTTCCATATATATTTTAATCGCATTAGTAACTTTTATTTAAGGAAAGAGTGAAAAATATTTTATACATTAATAATGTTTTATGCTTAATTTAGTGAAAACTACAGTTTTTATTTAAATGATCCAACTTATTTATCTAAAAAATCTAAGAATCATTCTCGTGACAGGCATGTGTATGCTTTAATTGTTGTAATATTTTTCTTTTAATATATATGGAATTTTGTAAATATATAGTATTTTGGTTTAAATATATATTAATGAACTATTTATGTATTTCGTTAAATACTAATATTTTCAAATTTTGATTTTAAAATTACAATAACATGATTTTAAATATGTAATTTATTTTATTTGAATTGTTTTTTTAACTGTAATAAACTATTTTATCTTGATGACAAAAAAAAACTATTTTATCTTCTTGATCTGTCTTTCTTTCACATGATTTGATATGCACAGCTTGAACTCCCAGAGGAGATATAAGGTCTTCTTGTTGGAAACCTGTTGGTTGGTCCGATGTAGTCCCATTGCCGCAAACCTGTTGGTTGGGTTGGTCAGATGTAGTCCCATTGATTCTGGCTGGAAACAAAAGAGAACTGATACACGATATAATCCAGATAAAATTCACCTCGTAGAATCAAAAGTCTTCGCAATATCGATCTTTAAAGTAAACTTTTGAAAATGTTGTTTTCATACCATAAATTCATGCGTTATATGTTGAATACCATATTACATTTCTTTTTTTTTTTTTTTTTTTTTTTCTATATTACATTTCGTAACAAAAAAAAAGAAGCGTACAGACTAGAACTAAGAGTCGTAGGTTAGCCTGAAACGCTCCTTAATATAGTCGCCCGCGAGGATAGGAGGGAATCTGCACCGAATCGAAACCAAGTCATATGAAAGAAAAAGGACTCAAGTCTTGTTCATTCATCCTTCCAAGACTAAAATGTTTATCAAACGTCAAGTTTTCTTACATACCTTGGGGGACAAGTTTTGCTGCAACAACTCTCCAAACATTCCACGTTACAATCTGGATTGGGATCTAAGAAGAAAACCACCTAGGCAAAACAAAAAACTTCTACTGATATGAGTTAAATCTTTACCAATTACCATCAATTTGTAAAAAAATGTGAAATAACAAGTAAGCTACCGAGTAACGTTCTTTTCCAACAGGCATCACTCTGTGCAATGTAGACCTAAACCCATTACAAGAAAACCCGAAACCTTCTGATTCAGACAGAACACAGAAACCAAACTCAACTCCTTACTAGAAAACTGAGTTTAGCTTACCGGAACAATCCATTGCTCCATCTCTCCATCATATCACCAATGTTGACAATAAACGCCCTAGTGTTACAGAAAGTCCCCGCGTTTAAACAACTGTTAATAATCAACGGGCTCTCAAAATCCAATAGCTAAATGCCAAAGTTACCCTCTAATTCCAGGCACATCTTCCCAAACACGTGGTTGTCTTGACTTGTCTCTACAAACCTAAGAGTTCTCACATACATGTGTAAGAACACCAGGGCTACTCAAAAGAGGAGAGTTACAATAATGTTTTACCTGAAGTCCTGGGACTCCATCAGTTAAAAGAAGAGTGACCATCCCGTAATCCGAGTGAGCTGAGGCACCATATGTTTCTAGATCCGACGAAATCACTTCACCTATATAATCCATACCAAGTGTAGAGATCAAAAACTAGACTCGGATTCTCGGAACTCCCTGAATATGGGATTTATCTATCTTTCCACTGATCACTTCCCCTATACTCCATAGCAACTGCAGAGTCTGTTTGATACATAGATACCTGGATAGCGTAAGAGGCGAACAACTGCTGCAGGATCATTCAAGGCTCCGATCTGTTCAAAGAAACCCTCATCTAAATCCAATGCCAAGGCAATCAAGCCGAGCAACTTTCGACCAACGGACCTTAGAGGCAGCAAATCAATATATCAGGGCACAACTAGCAAACTGATTTAGAAAAAAAAAAAACTAACATGGAAGAGAGAAAAAAAATACTCATGATATATATATATATATATTAACCTCATTTACATATAAAAGATGAACATAAGATAATATCAAGAACACAACAGACACCTAGTATTGTACATTTGTAACCAAGCCTATTTGTCAAAACTAACTAACAGTCGATATTATTAACTTGAAACCTATATTTCAACTTTTAGTTTTAAGGAAAAGAACACAGTATTTGTTTAAAGATTCACTTTCCAAGAGAAATACATGCTTACAGAACATTCTTGTAGTAACATTCCATGGTTTGCCTCCATGATGGCAAGAGATCTTTTACACACAGACACACATAACCCGTGAGAGAGATATCGAAACCGTTAAAAGAAAACAGAGAAACAGGTAGTAAGAAATATATTTAACCTTCAGGAGGCCATTGATTTGGATAACGCTGAACCAGAGCTCCTTCCAAAGAGCCAAAGTAAAAGCTTTCCTTCGAATCACCTAAAACAAAAACAAAGAGAGAGCAAAAAAAAATCTTGAGATGAACTCAGTAAGAAAAGAAGCCATATATGCAAAATAATCAATAACATCATCATCACCTGTGGAGGAGGTCAAGGAGGGGTCGAGTTTCTCAGCATAGAGTGGAGTATAACCGAGAAGATCGCGGCGGAGTAAAGACATCTTCTCATCTAGAGGGAGATTAAAGAAGCTTTTGCTCTCCTTAAAAACCCCTTCCATCAATTCTTCAGAGATGCCATGGTTCTTGACATAGAAGAATCCATGTTCGAGACATGCCTTATTACATACATACAAAGAACATCAAAAACAGTTTAGAACTAGAGCAGAGAGAGTTGTCTCAACTCTCAAGCGAAGATCTTCTGATCACCAAGCAGAGCTATTTGTATATAATAAAGAAGAAGCAGAGTTTCTACTCTTGCGGAAACGGAGGATAGAGAGAGAGAAATAAGATGGTGAAGACGAACCTTACGAATCAACTGTGCGGTGGATATCTTGTCCGGCGAAGAGATATCGATGATAGGAAGTACAAGTGACGTCTCCATTTCATAATCTATTTTTTTCCTGACAGTTGTTTTGATTGATAATAACATAGATCTGAGTGTAGAAATGAGCTTTAATGAAAGGCCCATTTTCTTTTTGGCCATCAAAGACCCATTTTCTATCACACTAAAATGAGGGCATTGTTAAGATGGAGATCAGGAAGTAAAGAGATGAAGCTTTGAGGTTCAATAGAGTGTTAAGGGTAAGACAGTAACTTTAGAGTTTTGTTGTGGTAACTTTATTTTAACCACAGTAACTACTTGGAAAATTACCTGATGTGATGAGAAATTACCTTGGTGAAGAAAAGAGAAGAAACTCGTCCAAGGAGTGTCAAGGATAAGGTCTCTCTTGGCTGGAAAGGATAAGCACCTTTACAGCAAGTGACAGCCTGTCCAAGCATGTGAAGCATTTCAGCCTAGTATTTCTATTGACTTCACATGCTTATAGATCTAGGTTGAATACATTGAACCTAGACATGATTGTAATCTCTTTATAGCTTGTAATCTCTCATTTGAATCAATTAATGGAGTTTTAAGTATTCTCTCTAGTTTTTTTATTCTCTTATTCTCTCTTAATCTCCAAATCTCATACAAATTACACTAATCATCTCTTGATCGTTATTTATCACTCTACAAATACAAAAGTGTATATGGTATTAGAGCCAGGTTGGCAAGGAAGGGAGTGGTGATTTTCGAATCTGTTTGTGTTGTTCTTGAGCTGTTCTTCACTTCCCTGGGTATTTTGGAGGTTTTCTGGTCGATCCAATCAACCTCAACAGAAGATGAAGCATTGATCTAGTAAATCAGTAGAGTTTGAAGAAGAGATGGATGGAGTGTGTTCAAGATGGGTGAAGGGAGCTTTGGAAAGCTGTGGGTTATGGAGTAGTCATGGAAAGGGGAAGAAGCCTTTCATAGAAATGGCTACTGAAGAAGGTCAGACAAGAAGTCTGAAGCTGGAAGATGAAGGTGTTCAAGGAAACACTACAAAGAGTGAGATTGAAACAACTTTAGGCAAGTCCAAACTTGTAAGGGTCGTTGAGGACAAGAGGGTGATCCGCGGCTTGAGACAAGGGAAGGATGAGTGTTATCAGCTTGTGGGAAGGCTGAGAGAAGCATGGTTAGAGTTGGATGTGGTGAAAGCACAAACATCAAATTCGAGATGCTGTCAAGAAAGGAGGAAGCAAGATGTGATCTTTAGCTTTCTGATGGGAGAGATATGTGAGCTTGTTAAACACACTTGTGATGTGTGGGAGATGAACAGGAAGCCAAATAGATGGAAGGGAGGTACAAGCTGTAAGAAGGGAAGGTTGAGGAAACTTTCTAATGAGTGGTTAATGAAGAGAAAGGCATAGAGAAAGGATAGCGAGTCACACTTAAGTGACAGTATGAGTGTGACCTTGAAGAGAATCAAGGATATACTTCAGCAGATGGCTATAGGAGAGTGTTCATACTCAGCTTACATG
Proteins encoded:
- the LOC106307856 gene encoding sexual differentiation process protein isp7-like isoform X1, producing the protein METSLVLPIIDISSPDKISTAQLIRKACLEHGFFYVKNHGISEELMEGVFKESKSFFNLPLDEKMSLLRRDLLGYTPLYAEKLDPSLTSSTGDSKESFYFGSLEGALVQRYPNQWPPEDLLPSWRQTMECYYKNVLSVGRKLLGLIALALDLDEGFFEQIGALNDPAAVVRLLRYPGEVISSDLETYGASAHSDYGMVTLLLTDGVPGLQVCRDKSRQPRVWEDVPGIRGAFIVNIGDMMERWSNGLFRSTLHRVMPVGKERYSVVFFLDPNPDCNVECLESCCSKTCPPRFPPILAGDYIKERFRLTYDS
- the LOC106307856 gene encoding 1-aminocyclopropane-1-carboxylate oxidase-like isoform X2, whose amino-acid sequence is METSLVLPIIDISSPDKISTAQLIRKACLEHGFFYVKNHGISEELMEGVFKESKSFFNLPLDEKMSLLRRDLLGYTPLYAEKLDPSLTSSTGDSKESFYFGSLEGALVQRYPNQWPPEDLLPSWRQTMECYYKNVLSVGRKLLGLIALALDLDEGFFEQIGALNDPAAVVRLLRYPGEVISSDLETYGASAHSDYGMVTLLLTDGVPGLQVCRDKSRQPRVWEDVPGIRGAFIVNIGDMMERWSNGLFRWFSS